A window of the Apostichopus japonicus isolate 1M-3 chromosome 8, ASM3797524v1, whole genome shotgun sequence genome harbors these coding sequences:
- the LOC139971009 gene encoding acetylcholine receptor subunit alpha-type acr-16-like → MALTWRVLCMSIVGIVICREGSCQPLNNEQEIEDDSSLFESLLRDYNKLVAPSKPLTLHYGVSPVNIVDVDSKRGLLTVDLWLKNRWNDPRLSWDIDVYGSGPVHYRPKHIYVPEVELYNGMATAVIHEPNVVVYPSGAVVYFPTVRAEIYCDLPEAPFEDMICPIKIGPWSHDVRQTTLAPFEPVVDRSFVDNSGSCIIGTSTAYIDSISYDCCPGLAFDAILLYLNVSCSHHEERHIRAASPSQALKMNPLEVDTPEKQPRCFVPLIITPFFVLLVFLLPRKATDRIFFGTIVFVALLLIWTSGDVPVDVQRFIQLSSGMIIAATLTSLVSCKLIGGHPTSLAKSAEDEPNAYGCKSRLGAMIDLMLFASVAIVLGISAAGTFA, encoded by the exons ATGGCGTTGACTTGGAGAGTGCTTTGTATGTCAATAGTTGGCATTGTAATCTGTAGAGAAGGGTCTTGTCAACCTCTTAATAACGAACAAGAAATTGAAG ATGACTCATCACTCTTTGAGTCCCTTCTGAGAGATTACAATAAGCTGGTGGCTCCATCCAAGCCTCTGACGCTACACTACGGGGTTTCTCCAGTCAATATCGTGGACGTT GATTCAAAGCGTGGACTTTTGACAGTCGATTTATGGTTGAAGAAC CGATGGAATGACCCTCGTCTTAGCTGGGATATCGACGTATATGGGAGCGGTCCTGTCCACTATCGTCCAAAACACATTTACGTTCCAGAAGTTGAACTATACAACGG GATGGCTACTGCTGTTATACATGAACCAAACGTTGTGGTCTATCCAAGTGGTGCAGTGGTTTACTTTCCTACTGTAAGAGCGGAAATTTACTGTGATCTACCAGAAGCACCGTTTGAAGACATG ATATGTCCAATTAAGATTGGCCCATGGTCTCATGACGTCAGACAGACGACCCTCGCACCCTTTGAGCCAGTGGTCGACCGTTCTTTTGTGGATAACTCTGGTTCCTGTATCATTGGTACATCCACGGCTTACATAGACAGCATATCTTACGATTGTTGTCCTGGCCTAGCGTTCGACGCCATTTTGCTCTACCTCAATGTCAGTTGTAGTCACCATGAAGAACGGCACATCCGCGCCGCTTCTCCATCTCAAGCACTCAAGATGAATCCACTGGAAGTCGACACGCCTGAGAAGCAACCAAGATGTTTTGTTCCTCTCATTATTACGCCATTTTTCGTTTTGTTAGTCTTCTTGCTTCCTCGAAAAGCGACTGATCGTATTTTCTTTGGGACCATCGTCTTTGTGGCGCTGCTCTTGATTTGGACATCCGGTGACGTACCGGTCGATGTTCAACGCTTCATTCAGCTTTCGTCTGGAATGATCATCGCTGCAACTCTGACGTCATTGGTCTCCTGTAAACTCATTGGAGGTCATCCCACATCACTGGCAAAAAGTGCCGAGGATGAACCGAATGCATATGGG TGCAAGTCTCGTCTTGGGGCGATGATCGACTTGATGTTGTTCGCTTCTGTGGCGATCGTTCTTGGTATTTCGGCAGCTGGAACCTTTGCATGA
- the LOC139971008 gene encoding acetylcholine receptor subunit alpha-type des-2-like isoform X2 yields the protein MFFSDSCRNRMRRISPTLTMTGVWKVYPLLFLSACVFQQTLCQGSPGIYSSLQLDLFINYNREVSDFSKPLSINLAVRPIKLVNVDVENGLVVVDLWLISSWTDKRLRWDREYYNITELYIDPSRIFIPDIELYYGTTTNLLSNQKVVVNNNGSINLVQSLRAEIYCDVPSKPFRNTVCNMMFGSWTRDTDSVNLTTYTDAVDIAPVGKLTGVCRIRDAKARVQTRYYACCPNSYSSLMVALHIACYRSRATAASSIAQALGYRVDQEIGNNEENDFKKCPLPLVVAPFFVLLVFLLPHKANQRIFLGAFVFLYLLLIWTSDVLKAEYVSFHRLSVGVTVAATFASLLSCKMNTAGTSNYHHGVDDGIQPKDSWCKRRLASMTDMMMFAASAVVLGIATAGLLA from the exons ATGTTTTTCAGTGACAGTTGTCGGAATCGAATGAGAAG AATTTCGCCAACTTTAACGATGACAGGAGTTTGGAAGGTATACCCGCTTTTGTTTCTCTCGGCATGTGTGTTTCAGCAGACTCTATGTCAAGGGTCACCAG GCATTTATAGTTCACTGCAGTTGGATCTCTTTATCAACTATAACCGGGAAGTGAGCGATTTCTCTAAACCTCTGTCCATAAATTTGGCTGTCAGACCCATTAAGTTGGTCAATGTG GATGTCGAAAACGGACTTGTGGTGGTTGATCTGTGGTTGATAAGC TCTTGGACTGACAAACGTCTTCGATGGGACCGAGAATATTACAACATCACCGAATTGTATATAGATCCAAGTCGTATCTTTATACCAGATATTGAACTCTATTATGG tACTACAACAAACCTGTTGTCCAACCAAAAGGTGGTAGTGAACAATAACGGTTCGATTAATCTCGTACAGTCCCTGCGTGCCGAGATCTATTGTGATGTTCCCTCGAAACCTTTCCGTAACACG GTGTGTAACATGATGTTCGGATCATGGACCAGGGATACCGATAGCGTGAACTTAACCACGTACACTGATGCAGTTGACATCGCTCCAGTAGGAAAGTTGACAGGAGTATGTAGGATTCGCGATGCTAAGGCGAGAGTACAAACAAGATATTACGCCTGTTGTCCCAATTCTTATTCCTCCCTGATGGTTGCTCTACACATAGCTTGTTATAGAAGCAGAGCGACTGCAGCATCCTCCATCGCCCAGGCTCTCGGTTACAGAGTTGATCAGGAGATCGGTAACAACGAAGAAAATGACTTCAAGAAATGCCCTCTGCCCTTAGTCGTGGCTCCCTTCTTTGTGCTGTTAGTTTTCCTGTTACCACACAAAGCGAACCAGCGGATCTTTCTTGGCGCTTTCGTGTTCCTCTACCTTCTACTCATTTGGACATCTGACGTATTGAAGGCCGAGTACGTGAGTTTCCATCGGTTGTCTGTTGGTGTGACTGTGGCGGCCACGTTTGCTTCGTTGTTGTCCTGCAAGATGAATACTGCTGGTACTTCCAATTATCATCACGGTGTCGACGATGGAATCCAGCCAAAAGACTCGTgg TGTAAGAGGCGATTGGCTTCCATGACTGATATGATGATGTTTGCCGCATCAGCAGTGGTACTTGGTATTGCTACGGCTGGACTACTTGCTTAG
- the LOC139971008 gene encoding neuronal acetylcholine receptor subunit alpha-6-like isoform X1: MFFSDSCRNRMRRISPTLTMTGVWKVYPLLFLSACVFQQTLCQGSPGTANTARIYSSLQLDLFINYNREVSDFSKPLSINLAVRPIKLVNVDVENGLVVVDLWLISSWTDKRLRWDREYYNITELYIDPSRIFIPDIELYYGTTTNLLSNQKVVVNNNGSINLVQSLRAEIYCDVPSKPFRNTVCNMMFGSWTRDTDSVNLTTYTDAVDIAPVGKLTGVCRIRDAKARVQTRYYACCPNSYSSLMVALHIACYRSRATAASSIAQALGYRVDQEIGNNEENDFKKCPLPLVVAPFFVLLVFLLPHKANQRIFLGAFVFLYLLLIWTSDVLKAEYVSFHRLSVGVTVAATFASLLSCKMNTAGTSNYHHGVDDGIQPKDSWCKRRLASMTDMMMFAASAVVLGIATAGLLA, from the exons ATGTTTTTCAGTGACAGTTGTCGGAATCGAATGAGAAG AATTTCGCCAACTTTAACGATGACAGGAGTTTGGAAGGTATACCCGCTTTTGTTTCTCTCGGCATGTGTGTTTCAGCAGACTCTATGTCAAGGGTCACCAGGTACGGCCAATACTGCAC GCATTTATAGTTCACTGCAGTTGGATCTCTTTATCAACTATAACCGGGAAGTGAGCGATTTCTCTAAACCTCTGTCCATAAATTTGGCTGTCAGACCCATTAAGTTGGTCAATGTG GATGTCGAAAACGGACTTGTGGTGGTTGATCTGTGGTTGATAAGC TCTTGGACTGACAAACGTCTTCGATGGGACCGAGAATATTACAACATCACCGAATTGTATATAGATCCAAGTCGTATCTTTATACCAGATATTGAACTCTATTATGG tACTACAACAAACCTGTTGTCCAACCAAAAGGTGGTAGTGAACAATAACGGTTCGATTAATCTCGTACAGTCCCTGCGTGCCGAGATCTATTGTGATGTTCCCTCGAAACCTTTCCGTAACACG GTGTGTAACATGATGTTCGGATCATGGACCAGGGATACCGATAGCGTGAACTTAACCACGTACACTGATGCAGTTGACATCGCTCCAGTAGGAAAGTTGACAGGAGTATGTAGGATTCGCGATGCTAAGGCGAGAGTACAAACAAGATATTACGCCTGTTGTCCCAATTCTTATTCCTCCCTGATGGTTGCTCTACACATAGCTTGTTATAGAAGCAGAGCGACTGCAGCATCCTCCATCGCCCAGGCTCTCGGTTACAGAGTTGATCAGGAGATCGGTAACAACGAAGAAAATGACTTCAAGAAATGCCCTCTGCCCTTAGTCGTGGCTCCCTTCTTTGTGCTGTTAGTTTTCCTGTTACCACACAAAGCGAACCAGCGGATCTTTCTTGGCGCTTTCGTGTTCCTCTACCTTCTACTCATTTGGACATCTGACGTATTGAAGGCCGAGTACGTGAGTTTCCATCGGTTGTCTGTTGGTGTGACTGTGGCGGCCACGTTTGCTTCGTTGTTGTCCTGCAAGATGAATACTGCTGGTACTTCCAATTATCATCACGGTGTCGACGATGGAATCCAGCCAAAAGACTCGTgg TGTAAGAGGCGATTGGCTTCCATGACTGATATGATGATGTTTGCCGCATCAGCAGTGGTACTTGGTATTGCTACGGCTGGACTACTTGCTTAG